GGTTATATTTTTTAGTATCTCCTTTTTCTCCTTTGAAAAAAAGCTCCCTATCCTATATGATTTAGTTAGATTTTTAACTTGTAAAAACATCTTTATCTCCTCTTGTCCATAGAGTTTTTGAAAGTCCTATCAATTTCTTTACATATATATGTTCTTGATGTTGAAAAATCTCTTCACAACTATTTTCTTCAACTATTCTTCCTTGATACATTACACTTACTCTATCTACAAAATCTCTCACTGAATCTAAATCATGAGATATAAATAAGATTGAGATTCCTAAATTCTTTCTTATCTCTTTAAAAAGATTAATTACCTCTTTTTTAGTTCTCAAATCCAATGCAGTAGTTACCTCATCTGCTATTAATAGATCTGGCTCTCCTATTAATGCTCCTGCTATAACTACCCGTTGTCTCTCTCCTCCACTTGTTTCATGGGGATATTTTTTTAAAAACTTTTCAATATCCTTTATTCCAACTTTTTCTAAAAGAGTGACTATTTTTTCTTTCCAATTTTCACTTGTTCCA
This window of the Fusobacterium varium genome carries:
- a CDS encoding ATP-binding cassette domain-containing protein; this encodes MILNIEKLNLEIDGEKLLRDIDFHMEKGEVVGLVGESGSGKTLTTKFILGILPERSIIKYEKFEKNCKIGAVFQNAFISLNPTIKIGSQLKKLYESHYGTSENWKEKIVTLLEKVGIKDIEKFLKKYPHETSGGERQRVVIAGALIGEPDLLIADEVTTALDLRTKKEVINLFKEIRKNLGISILFISHDLDSVRDFVDRVSVMYQGRIVEENSCEEIFQHQEHIYVKKLIGLSKTLWTRGDKDVFTS